aacagaccctaattACCATACTAATCAACAAAACGTCTCAATCTTTTGTGTTTTATGTAGAAAACTCAATGTTAGATGAAAGTCGCTGTGGAAAGTAGAGATATATTGTAAACTTGCACAACATATGGGGagagaaaaaatatgaaaagtaGGATAAGTGCACAAAGAGATGAGACTTTTTTTTGAAGAAGATATGACTAAAAAAGAGAAATCGTTAAAAGTTTAAATATATATCAACAGTTTTAAATAAATTCTGTACAGTTCAAGTCATAACAATTACCGTGGTGAAGTTGATCGCCGAAGAGACGAGAAAGTCCAGATAAGAAGGAAGGTCATATTGGTGGCGTCTCAAAGGAacagaaaaataattatttacAATGTCATTTGCCCCCATGACTGTAAAGAAGACAGCTTGAGAGACAACACGTGTCATCTCCTCCTCTCCAACCAATGCAGTTAGCTTCTCCTTGTAGTCAACGAATAATTCAAGTTGCTCGGCAATCGACCTGGCTGTCTACATTCATTTGCATTTTTCAATTTACGTAGCAGTCTTATTATCAGAGACAACTAAAAGAACTAACTACTTCCAGATTCGTAtaatttgatataaaaaaaaaaaagaggtacCGAGATTGTGGATGTCAACGGATCATATCCACTGCCTCCAGAAGCAAAGGCCACACCAGTAAGTAGGTCATCTAGCTGAAGATCGTCACCAAGGTAAGGAGGCAGTAGCTCCTTAACACCCAACTTAGAAGCTGTttagaaataaatatataataagAAAGAGGTTTGATTTGTCGCGCACGTACAATTAATCATGGTTGGCATCTCCAAGGGTATACATGCAAAAGAGCTAACTCCACTATCATACTGAAGAAATTTTATAGTTCGTGATCAAATTACGGAAGCCTTCGCTGTGGTTTCCTACTGTCGAGTGTAGGCACAGATGTACGATCAGCAAGGAGATCAGCTGGAGTAGTTGGCTTTGCAATCAATGCAGACCAAACATGATGACACGAACAACCTAGTTGGACCACTGGAGGTCCGATGGAAGGACATGAAACGACTTGGAAGACAGGCTCGTTATTCTACCAGTGTCTGCTTTAAATTtctgttagtttttttttaagcacAGAAGCATGGCAAACCACTCCAGCTCACTCCAGGCCCCAGCTGATAAATGCCGCCCGATATTCTACGCCACCTTCATTCTCCATATCTTGCAGGTTTCTTTCTTAGAGCTATATCTTTTCCTATGTAACTTAGtatttgtttgttttagttagaaattataaaaaaatagtttataaATTTTGGATCATAAAAAGTTGAATAGTACAATTTACATAAACTGATAAAAACAAATTGTTGTACTATTATAATTTAGAGGTTACATTGTTCAAAACTACTTTATAAAATCTATccatttattttatattataatATGTAAATTGAAACAAACGAAACATTCCTTCATCATTATCCTCTCCGTAAGCATGGAGAGAAAATCAGAGATACCACAACAGCGACCTCACGCGACGAGAAGGTGACCAGGTAGGCTCGCCAAtccttcactactacagaacatgcaATAAGTAGcgcctcatcagtgtcggttgtggTAGAATCAGTACTGAAAatatatcagtgccagttcataaTCTCTTGTGCATAAATAATGATTAAACGACTAagaccggcactgatagttggtcttcagtgccggttctgaAACCAACCGACACTGAAGGCCTCGGACTCGATTCTTTTCATCTATCTAATTTTGGCTCACAAGCTCACGCCCGGCTCCGCTTGGCCTTTATCTCTTCCCACATGCCAGCCCGACAACACAGGAGGCGGACCAAGGTGCCCACGCGTGCAGAGGCCAGATGAGGCTCACGCAATGATGGAGATGGGATTTTGGGGTTGTGTTGCTCACAGATGAGGCTCGCGGAGATGGGATCTTgtgttgtgttcttgagttgtgTTGTGTCCAGTGAGTATACAATGTGGTTGTATGGATGAGCATACCATGTGTTGTGTTCTTGTGTAATATACATtatgttgtgttcttgattgtgTGATGTGGTTGTATGGATGAGCATACGAtgtgttgtgttcttgattgtATTCTTGAGTAATATACATTGTGTTTTGTTCTTGATTGTGTGATATGGTTGTATTGATGAGCATATgatggcagtggcggcggcaggagcatggcggcggtggcggtggcaggaGTACGATGGCAATGGCAACGATAGGAGTGGCAGCCGAGCCGGCTCAAAAGAGCCGactcgtttatttttttggctcgGGAGCcttatcagtgttggttggaGGAGAGAACTGGTACTGAAAAGAACTTTCAGTGTCAAGTAAAGAGTGCCAGTTtttcaaccgacactgatgagccTTTTTTGCATTAGTGCTTCCAGTTATGAGCTAGCCATGCACGAATTAGTAGTCATTGGCACCAGCTCTAAGATCTGATAATATTGTTGCATTTACTTTTCAATTAATTTGAATTTTTCGTCTTAGGCTTTGGCCTTCCATTGTTTCAATATCTTTTCAGGTTGTTGCAGCCTTTCTCTGCTCATTATCGCGCTGTAActgctatttatttatttgtttttgactaAAAAGCAGAAGAGCTGTTTTTCATTGCTTAGTAGGAAAAAAAAGGCCAGTATAAACCTGGGaacaaaaaccaaaataaaagaaaagaaaagctatctaAACGAATATGAAAGAAAACCTTACAAACCGCTATTTATGGAAGTTGCAGTACTGTGACATCGTAAAGTTTGACTCTTAGAAATTCTTTGAGCTAGTTTGAGACAAAGAATGGAAAAGTTCACGAGCTGCTTTTTGAACAAGAGGTGGTATTTTGTTCAAACGATTTTCTTAAATTCATCACtgctttttttcaaaaaaaaatcattgaatCCATTCAACATCTTAACTGCTTATATTAGTTTTCCtgttgcatgttcatgcatttgcATTGCCCTATTTAATTTGGATCCTGTTGTTTGGTGTTTTTAGCTTATCAAAATACACAAATGAATTCATGAAATTACTTATAGTATCATACTCAGATATATTTGCCTAACACTAACAATTTCGGTGTCGATATATATAGCTTTCATCTAGCTAGTCAATCTCGCCACCTTTGAACCATGTTCTCAAATACTTAATTACATTCTACTACCAAGTATATAAAGAGTTTGGATGATGATAGACAACCTCAAAAAGAAAGCATAACTACAGGTTTGGATAGTTCTCTAATTTAATCTCATACGTGCAGTACCTCCGACAACAGCATGGAAATATAAAGATTAGCACGCCAACATACCTAGCAGGTCCCCGGGGACCTTCCCATTGGAGAACCTCCCGGTGGCAACGCCACCGGGGAAGTCCTGCCCGTACGGCGGGAAGTTGGCCTTCGCCTCCGTCAGCCTATGGTTGTTGTTGCCGGGGTCGACGATCGAGTCGCCGAACATGAAGATGGCCGAGATTTTCTCACTCCCAGCCGAGCCTTCTCCACGGACTCCCGGCAGAAGTACCATCACCAGCACCACCATTTGCAGCAGAAGCAGGGAGAATAGGTGCCACGCATGGCCCCCGGGACCATCGCACTTGCAGGTAGTCTGAGACGCCATTATTGGCACCCTAGCTACCTTCTCTGCAGTTGCAGCGGTATATTCATCGATCTGCCGCTGCCGGATCACCGTACGAGTTTTATAGCAAGCTGTGGAGAGAAGCTAGCTAGTACGCCCATGCAGCAAGTGTGACGCGACGCGACGCGACTGCTGTGCATGATACGGTGGTTGCGCGTTGCATCCGCCACGCTGCAGCTATTAATGGGAGCCTCCGCTTGCTGCGCACGGAGACTGTCAGGCTGTTTACGACTTTATGTGTGCATGCATGTAGCCGGGGAGAAGCTATGAACAGGTGGTAGCCACATCCACATGATTGTGTTTTATTGTGATGTAGCAGTCCGAACTCTAGCTCACTTTGTTAGTTGCATGGGAACTTTGGAAGGAGAGGAACTCGAGAGTTTTCAATCAACGGCAATCCCCCGTAGATACTCTACTTGCAAAGATGAAGGAGGAGGCTATGGCATGGTGCTTAGCAGGAGCAAATAGACTACGACAAATCATCCAATGAGAGTGGCCgcttgtgtttttctttgttttgttcTGATTGTTACTTTCTTTTGTGCTGCTTCGCAGCCACTTATAATTCTCAGAAATTTTGCTCTCCTTCTTTATTAATACAAGTTCGGCAGACCTCCTGCCGaccgtttcaaaaaaaaaaagaaaaaaaaaagtgatgtAGCCGCTTCAGGCCGTCCGGAGGAGACGTACGACCAAACTACAATGAATCAAGTTGTTTAGCTTACCGATACGACCTTTAAGATAACACTTTCACAtctaaatttttcaaaaataatttagattcaaataaaattaatcatatattatgaaacaatttttcaTGAGGAATCTAGTGatgctatttttatatttttcacgGTATGTGATTTCTTATATACTGATAGACAGAACTTAAAAAGTTTTACCAACAAAATCCTAAAATAACTTAGAATATGGATTGTCCTACATAATCACGCGGTTGGAATCTAATTAAGGATGTATTCGTTATGTTAATCTTTGGTGTAAGTACGTACCACTGCGGCCGACTTTTGTACCCATGCATATAATTGGCCGCTACCGTCACGTCGCCTATTTGTTAGGTTTTGTATGGTTTAATGCCTCGAATTAGCTTGTTTATTAGATAAGGTGACAGAGTCATCCTATAAGAAATTATGTTTAAATATGCCTCGATTTACATGTGACAAGTGATTGATAAGATTgttgatttagtttgatgatttaGGATATTGTATGAATGTATCTATGTATTGTAATTATGATCCTGATTAACCAAGGgtgtaaagaaaaataaagttgGTGTTTTTGTCTTTGAGACAAAAAAATTTGCACTTATCGGATAATTCGATTCTAAAaatttgtacacaccggatggtccagtgtacAAAAGGTATTCACATCGGGCAGTTTTGAGGTAGAAGAGAATATACAatactacaccggatggtctggtgataggGTACTGTGCATACCAGACTAATTTCTCTAGAGAGGATGCAAATGACTTGTCTGGTGAGGATGTACTCGTCGATGGTCTGTCGATTGGATCTATGAACGTCGGATGCCTTATCAAAGCATTTGTTCCAGAGAGTTGCAAAATAACTTGTCTAATGggttgcactcaccggatgggcCGGCGATGGAGGAGTGCACACCGGATGCTTCGCTGGAAGATTTTTCAGGAACTTTTCAGTGGAGTTAGAATTACAAGCgtcggatggtctagtgatcaGAGAGCAATACACGTCGAGTCATCCaatgttcatgatttttttgagATGAGTAGTTCTACAGGAATTCTTGATTATGACTAATTAAGATGAAATTGGAGAAACATATATGCTTGTCTTGccatgtgcaggtgatggatacaacttgatggtcggtggcgggatgatcagggctaagcggggtgcttggtgctggatgatcaaggaggtcaggcggagtcaaaggtgatcctagctatacatatggaggtcaagcaagcTATGAGATGGTGGATGAAGACgttgtgttgacaaagtcaagcaaaagggatgctGGTGTAAGTGACAATGTGGCCAgagggatcaggagtgggagaAACTTGCCGACTGTCAAGATagtaagatggagtacacgtgtcgacatcgatggcttgcttaaagtgtaagaaagtggtggtgagtcatgctttgaaaaGCCTATGAGGTAGTTTCGCGGTTTGATCTCAAAATCGTGGAAAAGTGTGAAgtacatgtggcatcatcatgaaaTTTACGTCGAGATGAAGCTAATTTATGAAGGTGCCACGCTAGTTCAATGgacaagaaaaaagatggaCGATAATGCCCACGGTGGTATATACGAGTGCACTGGAAGAGTGAGATATTTCAGTAACAATCTAAGAAATTTGGAGGTGAAGGAACCTAGACTATAAATAGAAAGAGAGcgttgagccagccatttgagagttaTGTGGCAGGATTTTAGgggagagaggagtgcttacCTTATGTATTAGGTCAGAGCTTTTTTATgtaaaatactttgtaatttgCCAAAAATAAGGTTGTCATTTGTAAATAATGAAGATCTTATTACCTCTTACGCTTATGTTCATCTCGTTCTAGTTTTCCTCTGTTGCCCCCCTTTGTTTCGTTATGAGTTTTTGGGTTTTCgttgtgattttgttttgattttagAGCTGAAATATTTCACAATATTGAAGTTATTCTTCTGGTagctagagatataaaattcacattcagaattggtcttgaattcccttgtcTTTAAATCATCAACTTAAAAAGTTTCTTCACATGATGATTATCTCCTTAGATTTAAATGTTTCTTTCTCAAAGTATAATTAAACTTTTGTGTGCAATAATACATTGATTAGTTTTCAATAAAACCTAGTGTTCAATTCTATCAATGAGAACCATGCTTTCTTAGAGAATCTATTGGTGTAACAtgtttttcttgagtttttctttttgcatatTGTTTTGAGATAAGTTGAGTGAAAGATTAGAAAAACCTATCCAAAAATTTAGTAAGATATCTATTCACTTCTTCTCATTAATATTCTCAATCCTACATCATTCCAAATAAAAGATGTAACTGGGATATCAAAATCTTCAAATGTGACCTCTAAACGACTTGTACTCTAAAAAATATAGCTGCCGAAATGGCCACGTACGGGAACCCAACAGTCACCCAGCACAGCAATAATGGAAGAATTAATAATGGTTTGTGGTCACGTAGTATCAGTTAGGGAGTCCGTTTCACAAACTCAACAGTAGGCGCAGTGCATTGAATGTTTATATAATACTCCTTCTGTTAAAAAtagtatttatatttattttgagtttgatttgatttttaaagttgaattttgattaaatttttctcataaaatatatcatttatagctacaaaacctatattttatgaaattatttttaattatgaacctaattatataatttttatacactagagattcttataatttgattaaatggtAGTCAAAGTataaaaagttaaatttttccaaaaaaaaaattctaaacggaGGAAGTATGTTCAACGGATTACTGGTAATGTGTGAGTAGTAAGAGGAACTATTTGCTTTGTTTAGTCACGTACCATTGATGGCTGAATGAAACAATCAATTTCTAAAAATGATTTCTGAGAAGTAAAAACTGATAAAAACTATCATTAT
The sequence above is drawn from the Phragmites australis chromosome 10, lpPhrAust1.1, whole genome shotgun sequence genome and encodes:
- the LOC133930546 gene encoding GDSL esterase/lipase At3g14820-like gives rise to the protein MASQTTCKCDGPGGHAWHLFSLLLLQMVVLVMVLLPGVRGEGSAGSEKISAIFMFGDSIVDPGNNNHRLTEAKANFPPYGQDFPGGVATGRFSNGKVPGDLLASKLGVKELLPPYLGDDLQLDDLLTGVAFASGGSGYDPLTSTISTARSIAEQLELFVDYKEKLTALVGEEEMTRVVSQAVFFTVMGANDIVNNYFSVPLRRHQYDLPSYLDFLVSSAINFTTTLNDMGAKRIGFVGVPPLGCCPSQITLGGSPSRECEPLRNQASELFNSKISKAIDQLNAERNVYGSKFAYIDIYYNLLDLIQNPAFYGFKDVSEGCCGSTVLNAAIFIAYHSACPNAIDYIFWDGFHPTEKAYDIVVDKLIQQNRKYLI